One segment of Streptomyces sp. NBC_01463 DNA contains the following:
- a CDS encoding class E sortase yields the protein MTPPRHGSDAGQDGPYDPGAYEASGAFEAAVDQLVDPLNDPLPGRHASPWFRADNIPAEQSAADGGGAAEPVAAGTPTQASQGPQAGQGQPSEWYDPEGYERDWYGHQESVRRSPAQSPPAAVPAEPVPTAPAVPMPRHEETVALRKAEPRRIVVADEAVTAVLPVTTVRPDSQPEPEPERDTDPGSAATGGRAERRRAAKGRGHRRGDAQPVTGAAGADGAAAPAKPMSRVEARRAAKAAKDSPAVVVSRVVGELFISLGVLMLLFVTYQLWWTNVRAEQIAGKETHKIQDDWAHGKRSPGVFAPGQGFAIIHIPKLDVVTPIAEGISKEKVLDRGMVGHYGEEPLRTAMPSDKQGNFALAGHRNTHGEPFRYINRLNPGDKVVVETQDAYYTYEMTSVLPQTSPSNVSVIGEVPPQSGFKKPGRYITLTTCTPEFTSTYRLIVWGKMVDERPRSKGKPDALVE from the coding sequence GTGACCCCACCCCGCCACGGATCCGACGCCGGACAGGACGGCCCGTACGACCCCGGTGCGTACGAGGCCTCAGGCGCGTTCGAGGCGGCGGTCGACCAGTTGGTGGACCCACTGAACGATCCGCTGCCGGGGCGGCACGCGTCCCCCTGGTTCCGGGCGGACAACATCCCCGCGGAGCAGTCTGCCGCGGACGGCGGCGGGGCGGCCGAGCCCGTCGCCGCAGGGACCCCGACGCAGGCGTCACAGGGGCCACAGGCGGGCCAGGGCCAGCCGAGCGAGTGGTACGACCCCGAAGGGTACGAGCGGGACTGGTACGGCCACCAGGAGTCCGTGCGGCGCTCGCCCGCGCAGTCCCCGCCCGCCGCCGTGCCGGCAGAGCCGGTTCCCACGGCGCCCGCTGTTCCGATGCCCCGCCATGAGGAGACCGTCGCGCTGCGGAAGGCGGAGCCCCGGCGAATAGTCGTCGCCGACGAAGCGGTCACGGCCGTCCTGCCGGTGACGACGGTCCGCCCGGACTCGCAGCCGGAGCCGGAGCCGGAGCGGGATACCGATCCCGGGTCCGCGGCCACCGGTGGCCGGGCCGAGCGGCGTCGTGCGGCGAAGGGCCGCGGCCACCGGCGCGGGGACGCGCAGCCGGTGACCGGGGCGGCAGGAGCGGACGGCGCGGCGGCCCCGGCGAAGCCGATGTCGCGGGTCGAGGCGCGCCGTGCGGCCAAGGCGGCCAAGGACAGCCCCGCGGTCGTCGTCAGCCGGGTGGTCGGTGAGCTGTTCATCTCGCTCGGCGTGCTGATGCTGCTGTTCGTCACGTACCAGCTGTGGTGGACGAACGTGCGTGCCGAACAGATCGCCGGCAAGGAGACGCACAAGATCCAGGACGACTGGGCCCACGGCAAACGCAGCCCCGGAGTGTTCGCACCGGGCCAGGGTTTCGCCATCATCCACATCCCGAAGCTCGACGTCGTCACGCCGATCGCCGAGGGCATCAGCAAGGAGAAGGTGCTCGACCGCGGGATGGTCGGCCATTACGGGGAGGAACCGCTGCGCACGGCGATGCCGTCGGACAAGCAGGGCAACTTCGCGCTGGCCGGTCATCGCAACACGCACGGCGAGCCGTTCCGCTACATCAACCGGCTGAACCCCGGCGACAAGGTCGTGGTCGAGACCCAGGACGCCTACTACACGTACGAGATGACGAGCGTCCTGCCTCAGACCTCGCCGTCCAACGTGTCGGTCATCGGCGAGGTGCCGCCGCAGTCCGGCTTCAAGAAGCCCGGGCGGTACATCACCCTGACGACCTGTACGCCCGAATTCACGAGTACGTACCGTTTGATCGTCTGGGGCAAGATGGTCGACGAACGGCCGCGCAGCAAGGGGAAACCCGACGCGCTCGTGGAGTGA
- a CDS encoding class E sortase produces the protein MAARTEDQEQTGESAPPVRPRGRHPVATAVSVFGELLITAGLVLGLFVVYSLWWTNVLADREATAQSHTVRDRWAGGPGALDTKDGIGFLHVPSMRNGEVLVKKGTDTENLNDGIAGYYTDPVKSALPSDKTGNFTLAAHRDGHGAKFHNIDKVRTGDAVVFETKDTWYVYKVFKELPETSKYNVDVLQAVPKGSGAKKAGRYITLTTCTPVFTSKYRYIVWGELVRTEKVDRDRTKPAELR, from the coding sequence GTGGCAGCGAGGACCGAGGACCAAGAGCAGACCGGCGAGTCCGCGCCCCCGGTGCGACCCAGGGGCCGCCATCCCGTCGCGACCGCCGTCAGCGTCTTCGGCGAACTCCTGATCACCGCAGGTCTGGTGCTCGGCCTGTTCGTCGTCTACTCCCTCTGGTGGACGAACGTGCTCGCCGACCGCGAGGCCACCGCGCAGAGCCACACCGTCCGCGACCGCTGGGCGGGCGGCCCCGGCGCCCTGGACACCAAGGACGGCATCGGCTTCCTCCACGTTCCGTCGATGAGGAACGGCGAGGTGCTCGTGAAGAAGGGCACCGACACCGAGAATCTCAACGACGGCATCGCCGGCTACTACACCGATCCGGTGAAATCTGCGCTGCCCTCGGACAAGACCGGCAACTTCACCCTGGCCGCCCACCGCGACGGCCACGGGGCCAAGTTCCACAACATCGACAAGGTGCGGACCGGGGACGCGGTCGTCTTCGAGACCAAGGACACCTGGTACGTCTACAAGGTCTTCAAGGAGCTTCCCGAGACGTCGAAGTACAACGTCGACGTGCTCCAGGCGGTGCCGAAGGGCTCCGGCGCGAAGAAGGCCGGCCGCTACATCACGCTGACGACGTGCACCCCCGTCTTCACGTCGAAGTACCGCTACATCGTGTGGGGCGAACTGGTGCGTACGGAGAAGGTCGACCGCGACCGTACGAAGCCGGCGGAGCTGCGCTGA
- the pknB gene encoding Stk1 family PASTA domain-containing Ser/Thr kinase, which produces MEEPRRLGGRYELGSVLGRGGMAEVYLAHDTRLGRTVAVKTLRADLARDPSFQARFRREAQSAASLNHPAIVAVYDTGEDYVDGVSIPYIVMEYVDGSTLRELLHSGRRLLPERTLEMTVGILQALEYSHRAQIVHRDIKPANVMLTRTGQVKVMDFGIARAMGDSGMTMTQTAAVIGTAQYLSPEQAKGEQVDARSDLYSTGCLLYELLAVRPPFVGDSPVAVAYQHVREEPQPPSNFDPEITPEMDAIVLKALTKDPDYRYQSADEMRADIEACLDGQPVAATAAMGAAGYGGYGGYDNDQPTTALRATDQNGERTSMLPPVNPDDGGYGYDDRPDRRRQKKSNTSTILLVIAGILVLIGAILIGKAVFGGDGDSGDGTFKAPNMVGSTFKEAQQLADNTNTVVKQGPKEECEDQPAGKICRQNPTKDQQVSEGDTITVFVSSGAPKIEVPDVTEKSEESARKNLEDKGFTVTVTSVESADADPGTVLKQSPKGGAKAEKNSEVKLSVATEKLLSMPPVTGRSFDDAVAQLNGNGFTNIGKSEVDSEKPAGEVVDQNPAAGEKVGKDTAIVLKVSKGPTQPATVPVPEVRGGKVSDAKAKLTQAGFTQIKFADGSSPDDNATVVNIDPQPNTQADPATTVITLTTMGGNGNGGLLGGGNGQ; this is translated from the coding sequence ATGGAAGAGCCGCGTCGCCTCGGCGGCCGGTACGAGCTGGGCTCGGTGCTCGGCCGTGGTGGCATGGCCGAGGTCTACCTCGCTCACGACACCCGGCTCGGCCGCACCGTAGCTGTGAAGACGCTCCGGGCGGACCTCGCCCGCGACCCGTCCTTCCAGGCCCGGTTCCGCCGTGAGGCCCAGTCCGCCGCCTCGCTCAACCATCCGGCGATCGTCGCGGTCTACGACACCGGTGAGGACTACGTCGACGGGGTCTCGATCCCGTACATCGTCATGGAGTACGTCGACGGGTCGACGCTCAGGGAACTGCTTCACTCCGGCCGCAGACTGCTGCCCGAGCGCACCCTGGAAATGACCGTGGGGATCCTCCAGGCGCTGGAGTACTCGCACCGCGCCCAGATCGTCCACCGCGACATCAAGCCGGCGAACGTCATGCTGACGCGCACCGGCCAGGTCAAGGTCATGGACTTCGGCATCGCCCGCGCCATGGGCGACTCCGGCATGACGATGACCCAGACCGCGGCCGTCATCGGCACCGCCCAGTACCTCTCCCCGGAGCAGGCCAAGGGCGAGCAGGTCGACGCGCGCTCCGACCTGTACTCCACCGGCTGCCTGCTCTACGAGCTGCTGGCCGTCAGACCGCCGTTCGTCGGGGACTCGCCCGTCGCGGTGGCCTACCAGCACGTACGGGAAGAGCCTCAGCCGCCCAGCAACTTCGACCCCGAGATCACGCCCGAGATGGACGCGATCGTGCTGAAGGCGCTCACCAAGGACCCCGACTACCGCTACCAGTCGGCCGACGAGATGCGCGCCGACATCGAGGCCTGCCTCGACGGCCAGCCGGTCGCGGCGACCGCGGCGATGGGTGCGGCCGGTTACGGCGGCTACGGCGGTTACGACAACGACCAGCCCACCACCGCCCTGCGCGCCACGGACCAGAACGGCGAGCGGACGTCGATGCTGCCGCCGGTCAACCCGGACGACGGCGGCTACGGCTACGACGACCGCCCCGACCGCCGGCGCCAGAAGAAGAGCAACACCTCGACGATCCTGCTGGTCATCGCGGGCATCCTGGTGCTGATCGGCGCGATCCTCATCGGCAAGGCCGTCTTCGGCGGCGACGGCGACAGCGGCGACGGCACGTTCAAGGCGCCGAACATGGTCGGTTCGACCTTCAAGGAAGCCCAGCAGCTCGCGGACAACACCAACACCGTGGTCAAGCAGGGTCCCAAGGAAGAGTGCGAGGACCAGCCCGCGGGCAAGATCTGCCGGCAGAACCCGACGAAGGACCAGCAGGTCTCGGAGGGCGACACCATCACGGTCTTCGTCTCCAGCGGCGCGCCGAAGATCGAGGTGCCGGACGTCACGGAGAAGTCCGAGGAGAGCGCCCGCAAGAACCTCGAGGACAAGGGCTTCACGGTCACGGTCACCTCGGTCGAGTCCGCCGACGCCGATCCCGGCACGGTCCTGAAGCAGTCCCCGAAGGGCGGCGCCAAGGCCGAGAAGAACTCCGAGGTGAAGCTCTCGGTCGCGACCGAGAAGCTGCTCTCCATGCCGCCGGTGACCGGCCGCTCGTTCGACGACGCGGTCGCCCAGCTCAACGGGAACGGCTTCACCAACATCGGCAAGAGCGAGGTCGACTCCGAGAAGCCGGCGGGCGAAGTGGTCGATCAGAACCCGGCAGCCGGCGAGAAGGTGGGCAAGGACACCGCGATCGTCCTCAAGGTGTCCAAGGGCCCGACGCAGCCCGCGACGGTGCCCGTCCCCGAGGTCAGGGGCGGGAAGGTCTCCGACGCCAAGGCGAAGCTGACCCAGGCCGGCTTCACGCAGATCAAGTTCGCCGACGGCAGCTCGCCCGACGACAACGCCACCGTCGTCAACATCGACCCGCAGCCGAACACCCAGGCCGACCCGGCCACCACCGTCATCACACTCACGACGATGGGCGGCAACGGGAACGGCGGACTCCTGGGCGGCGGGAACGGCCAGTAG
- a CDS encoding penicillin-binding transpeptidase domain-containing protein has protein sequence MNKPLRRIAIFCGVLIFALLARTNYLQYVKADELNTRDENRRVRIERYAHERGNIIVDGGKSITGSTETTSSDFKYKRVWQDGPMWAPVTGYSSQAFDASQLEKIEDGILTGNDDQLFFDRTMSMFTGEKKQGGNVVTTLNSAAQKAAFEGLGNKKGAVAALDPQTGAILALASTPSYDPSTFAGNSDKDSKAWQKLQKDKDKPMLNRALRETYPPGSTFKIVTAAAALENGLYTDIDAKTKSPVPFRLPQTTQDLPNEGSIQCENVPLREALRISCNTVFGKISDDLGNQKMIDQANKFGFNKDVFTPVRATESVYPKDNPPQNAMAGIGQASNRATPLQMAMVASAVANDGKLMQPYMVAKRQSPGLDDIYTHEPEQLSQPLSAENAQKLQEMMKTVVESGTGSNAKIQGVTVGGKTGTAQHGLGNSENPYAWFISYAKTDSGSPVAVAVVVEDSKATRDDISGGGLAAPIAKRVMQAVIDSKK, from the coding sequence GTGAACAAGCCCCTGCGCCGGATCGCGATCTTCTGCGGCGTCCTGATCTTCGCCCTGCTCGCACGGACCAACTACCTGCAGTACGTGAAGGCCGACGAGCTCAACACCCGCGACGAGAACCGCCGCGTCCGCATCGAGCGGTACGCCCACGAGCGCGGCAACATCATCGTGGACGGCGGCAAGTCCATCACCGGATCCACCGAGACCACGAGCAGCGACTTCAAGTACAAGCGGGTCTGGCAGGACGGCCCCATGTGGGCCCCCGTCACCGGCTACTCCTCGCAGGCCTTCGACGCCTCGCAGCTGGAGAAGATCGAGGACGGCATCCTCACCGGCAACGACGACCAGCTCTTCTTCGACCGCACGATGTCGATGTTCACGGGCGAGAAGAAGCAGGGCGGCAACGTCGTCACCACCCTCAACAGCGCCGCCCAGAAGGCCGCCTTCGAGGGGCTCGGCAACAAGAAGGGCGCCGTCGCCGCGCTCGACCCGCAGACCGGCGCCATCCTGGCGCTCGCCAGCACCCCGTCGTACGACCCCTCGACCTTCGCGGGCAACTCCGACAAGGACTCCAAGGCCTGGCAGAAGCTCCAGAAGGACAAGGACAAGCCGATGCTCAACCGGGCGTTGCGCGAGACCTACCCGCCCGGTTCGACCTTCAAGATCGTCACCGCGGCCGCCGCCCTGGAGAACGGGCTCTACACCGACATCGACGCCAAGACGAAGTCGCCGGTGCCCTTCCGCCTGCCCCAGACCACCCAGGACCTGCCGAACGAGGGCAGCATCCAGTGTGAGAACGTCCCGCTCCGGGAAGCGCTGCGGATTTCCTGCAACACCGTCTTCGGCAAGATCAGCGATGACCTCGGCAACCAGAAGATGATCGACCAAGCCAATAAGTTCGGCTTCAACAAGGACGTCTTCACCCCGGTCCGCGCCACCGAGAGCGTCTACCCCAAGGACAACCCGCCGCAGAACGCGATGGCCGGCATCGGCCAGGCGTCCAACCGCGCCACCCCGCTCCAGATGGCCATGGTGGCCTCCGCGGTCGCCAACGACGGCAAGCTGATGCAGCCGTACATGGTCGCCAAGCGGCAGTCGCCCGGTCTGGACGACATCTACACCCACGAGCCGGAGCAGCTCAGCCAGCCCCTGTCGGCCGAGAACGCCCAGAAGCTCCAGGAAATGATGAAGACCGTCGTCGAGTCGGGAACGGGCAGCAACGCCAAGATCCAGGGCGTCACCGTCGGCGGCAAGACGGGTACGGCCCAGCACGGTCTCGGCAACAGTGAGAACCCGTACGCCTGGTTCATCTCGTACGCGAAGACCGACAGCGGCTCCCCCGTCGCCGTCGCCGTGGTCGTCGAGGACAGCAAGGCCACCCGCGACGACATCTCCGGTGGCGGCCTGGCGGCCCCCATCGCGAAGAGGGTCATGCAGGCGGTCATCGACAGCAAGAAGTGA
- a CDS encoding FtsW/RodA/SpoVE family cell cycle protein, with amino-acid sequence MSVVTNTTTIGAIDAPSRRNTELMMMVFAIAISVFAYANVGLAMDGKIPSGMFGYGAGLILLGGVAHLVVRKFAPYADPLLLPLATLLNGLGLVLIWRLDQSPRLIQRAEYLYGAYSPDAPKQLLYSAIGVALFVAVLMVLKDHRILQRYTYISMAAALVLLVIPMFFPAVNGAKIWISLGPFSIQPGEFAKILIAIFFSGYLMVKRDALALASRRFMGLYLPRGRDLGPIITIWALSILILVFETDLGTSLLFFGLFVVMLYVATERTSWIVFGLAMSAVGAVSVASFEPHVQDRVNAWLDPFSKATMEQSDQIAQSLMSFGSGGTLGTGLGQGHSDLIMFAANADFILSTVGEELGLAGMMAVLLIYGLIVERGVRTALAARDPFGKLLAIGLSGAFAIQVFVVAGGVMGLIPLSGMTMPFLAYGGSSVLANWALIAILIRISDTARRPAPAPAPSSDAEMTQVVRP; translated from the coding sequence ATGAGCGTTGTCACCAACACGACCACGATCGGCGCGATCGACGCACCGAGCCGGCGCAACACCGAACTGATGATGATGGTCTTCGCCATCGCCATCTCGGTGTTCGCCTACGCCAACGTGGGACTTGCCATGGACGGCAAGATCCCCTCGGGCATGTTCGGCTACGGGGCGGGACTCATCCTGCTCGGCGGCGTCGCCCACCTCGTGGTGCGCAAGTTCGCGCCCTACGCCGACCCGCTGCTGCTGCCACTGGCCACCCTGCTCAACGGGCTGGGCCTGGTACTGATCTGGCGGCTGGACCAGTCTCCGAGGCTGATCCAGCGTGCGGAGTACCTGTACGGGGCGTACAGCCCGGACGCGCCCAAGCAGCTTCTCTACTCGGCGATCGGCGTCGCTCTCTTCGTCGCCGTGCTGATGGTCCTCAAGGACCACCGCATCCTGCAGCGGTACACCTACATCTCGATGGCTGCGGCCCTGGTCCTGCTGGTCATCCCGATGTTCTTCCCCGCGGTGAACGGCGCGAAGATCTGGATCAGCCTCGGCCCGTTCTCCATCCAGCCGGGTGAGTTCGCCAAGATCCTCATCGCGATCTTCTTCTCCGGGTACCTCATGGTGAAGCGCGACGCACTGGCCCTGGCCAGCCGCCGCTTCATGGGGCTGTACCTCCCGCGCGGCCGCGACCTGGGCCCGATCATCACCATCTGGGCCCTCTCGATCCTGATCCTGGTCTTCGAGACCGACCTCGGTACGTCGCTGCTGTTCTTCGGTCTCTTCGTCGTCATGCTGTACGTCGCCACCGAGCGCACCAGCTGGATCGTGTTCGGTCTGGCGATGTCCGCGGTCGGCGCGGTGAGCGTCGCGTCCTTCGAACCGCACGTGCAGGACCGCGTCAACGCCTGGCTCGACCCGTTCTCCAAGGCGACGATGGAGCAGAGCGACCAGATCGCCCAGTCCCTGATGTCCTTCGGCTCCGGCGGCACGCTCGGCACCGGACTCGGCCAGGGCCACTCGGACCTGATCATGTTCGCCGCCAACGCCGACTTCATCCTTTCCACCGTCGGCGAGGAGCTGGGGCTGGCCGGAATGATGGCCGTCCTGCTGATCTACGGTCTGATCGTCGAGCGGGGCGTGCGCACCGCGCTCGCCGCCCGCGACCCCTTCGGCAAGCTCCTGGCGATCGGCCTCTCCGGCGCCTTCGCGATCCAGGTCTTCGTGGTGGCCGGCGGAGTCATGGGCCTCATCCCGCTGAGCGGTATGACCATGCCGTTCCTGGCCTACGGTGGTTCGTCCGTGTTGGCCAACTGGGCGCTGATCGCCATTCTGATCCGGATCAGCGACACCGCCCGCCGCCCCGCCCCGGCCCCCGCTCCCTCCTCCGACGCCGAGATGACCCAGGTGGTCCGACCGTGA
- a CDS encoding Stp1/IreP family PP2C-type Ser/Thr phosphatase, whose translation MSLSLRFAAGSHKGMIREGNEDSGYAGPRLLAIADGMGGQAAGEVASSEVISTLVQLDDDVPGSDILTSLGTAVQRANDQLRMMVEEDPQLEGMGTTLTALLWTGQRLGLVHVGDSRAYLLRDGVLTQITQDHTWVQRLVDEGRITEEEATTHPQRSLLMRALGSGDHVEPDLSIREVRAGDRYMICSDGLSGVVSHQTMEETLASYQGPQETIQELIQLALRGGGPDNITCIVADVLDVDSNDTLAGQLNDTPVIVGAVAENQAAQQNDGGAMETPAGRAAGLGRPVPPPSGGFGPPGSGDDVGYGGMPDGSFGAYSDDDFVKPGGGRKWLKRSLYIVLALAVIGGGLYGGYRWTQTQFYVGAKNDNVALYRGISQDLAWVSLSKVEKDHPEIELKYLPPYQREKVEATIAEGSLAHAQAKITELSAQATACKKDAQRRAAEKNAPSDEGQAGGTDADATKTSSTSGTTKTKQTSATPTPGPSLSEEEKKLVPQCGKQ comes from the coding sequence ATGAGTCTGTCCCTGCGCTTCGCCGCCGGATCGCACAAGGGCATGATCCGGGAGGGCAACGAGGACTCCGGCTACGCCGGTCCGCGCCTTCTCGCCATCGCCGACGGCATGGGCGGCCAGGCGGCCGGCGAGGTCGCCAGCTCCGAGGTGATCTCCACGCTCGTCCAGCTCGACGACGACGTGCCGGGCTCCGACATCCTCACCTCGCTCGGTACGGCGGTCCAGCGGGCCAACGACCAGCTGCGCATGATGGTCGAGGAGGACCCCCAGCTGGAGGGCATGGGCACCACGCTCACCGCTCTCCTCTGGACCGGTCAGCGGCTCGGCCTGGTCCACGTCGGCGACTCGCGCGCGTACCTGCTGAGGGACGGCGTCCTGACGCAGATCACGCAGGACCACACCTGGGTCCAGCGGCTGGTCGACGAGGGCCGGATCACCGAGGAGGAGGCGACCACCCACCCGCAGCGCTCCCTGCTGATGCGCGCGCTGGGCAGTGGCGACCACGTCGAACCCGACCTCTCCATCCGTGAGGTCCGGGCCGGCGACCGGTACATGATCTGCTCCGACGGCCTCTCCGGCGTCGTCTCCCACCAGACGATGGAGGAGACGCTCGCCAGCTACCAGGGCCCGCAGGAGACCATCCAGGAGCTGATCCAGCTCGCTCTGCGCGGCGGCGGTCCGGACAACATCACCTGCATCGTCGCCGACGTCCTCGACGTCGACAGCAACGACACCCTGGCCGGACAGCTCAACGACACCCCGGTCATCGTCGGCGCGGTCGCGGAGAACCAGGCCGCCCAGCAGAACGACGGCGGCGCCATGGAGACCCCGGCCGGACGCGCGGCCGGCCTCGGCCGCCCCGTCCCGCCGCCCTCGGGCGGCTTCGGCCCTCCCGGCAGCGGTGACGACGTCGGCTACGGCGGCATGCCGGACGGGTCCTTCGGGGCCTATTCCGACGACGACTTCGTCAAGCCCGGCGGCGGCCGCAAGTGGCTCAAGCGGTCGCTGTACATCGTGCTCGCCCTGGCCGTCATCGGCGGCGGGCTGTACGGCGGCTACCGCTGGACCCAGACCCAGTTCTACGTCGGCGCGAAGAACGACAACGTCGCGCTGTACCGGGGCATCAGCCAGGACCTCGCATGGGTGTCGCTCTCGAAGGTCGAGAAGGACCACCCCGAGATCGAACTCAAGTACCTCCCGCCCTACCAGCGCGAGAAGGTCGAGGCGACGATCGCCGAGGGCAGCCTGGCGCACGCCCAGGCGAAGATCACCGAACTCTCCGCACAGGCCACCGCCTGCAAGAAGGACGCCCAGCGCCGCGCAGCCGAGAAGAACGCCCCCAGCGACGAGGGCCAGGCCGGCGGTACGGACGCGGACGCCACCAAGACGTCCTCGACGTCCGGCACCACCAAGACCAAGCAGACTTCAGCGACTCCCACTCCTGGTCCCAGCCTCTCGGAGGAAGAGAAGAAGCTGGTCCCGCAGTGCGGTAAGCAGTAA
- a CDS encoding FHA domain-containing protein, whose protein sequence is MSELTLTVMRLGFLAVLWLFVIVAVQVIRSDLFGTRVTQRGSRRTAADARPPQARQTAAAPPQQRQQPGRQRRGAPTKLVVSEGTLTGTTVALQGQTITLGRAHDSTIVLDDDYASSRHARIYPDRDGQWIVEDLGSTNGTYLDRTRLTTPTPVPLGAPIRIGKTVIELRK, encoded by the coding sequence ATGTCAGAGCTGACCCTGACGGTCATGCGGCTAGGTTTCCTGGCTGTTCTGTGGCTGTTCGTGATCGTGGCCGTCCAGGTCATTCGAAGTGACCTGTTCGGAACGCGCGTCACGCAGCGCGGCTCACGCCGCACTGCTGCCGACGCGCGGCCTCCACAGGCGCGCCAGACCGCTGCGGCACCGCCGCAGCAACGCCAGCAGCCCGGTCGCCAGCGCCGCGGGGCGCCGACCAAGCTGGTCGTGTCCGAAGGGACGCTCACCGGCACCACGGTGGCGCTCCAGGGCCAGACCATCACCCTGGGCCGGGCCCATGACTCAACGATCGTGCTGGACGACGACTACGCGTCCAGCAGGCATGCCAGGATCTACCCCGACCGTGACGGCCAGTGGATCGTCGAGGATCTCGGGTCCACCAACGGCACGTATCTGGACCGGACCCGTCTCACCACCCCGACGCCTGTTCCGCTGGGCGCGCCGATCCGGATCGGCAAGACCGTCATCGAGCTGCGGAAGTAG
- a CDS encoding DUF3662 and FHA domain-containing protein: MGVMKRFEQRLEGLVNGTFAKVFKSEVQPVEIAGALQRECDNNATIWNRERTVVPNDFIVELSAPDYERLSPYSGQLGDELSGLVRDYAKQQRYTFMGPIKVHLEKADDLDTGLYRVRSRTLASSSSQQEPPGQHAQQGFPNHQGQQAAPPARPGQGRPQAPGGYGYPPSSPPPMPAAPPPGAGHAGAQGPGRRPPATPSPLPNTQVRRWIEINGTRHQISRPTLVMGRSTDADVRIDDPGVSRRHCEIRTGTPSTIQDLGSTNGIVVDGQHTTRATLRDGSRIVVGSTTIVYRQAEG, translated from the coding sequence ATGGGAGTCATGAAGCGTTTCGAGCAGCGTCTCGAAGGTCTGGTCAACGGCACCTTCGCCAAGGTCTTCAAGTCCGAGGTCCAGCCGGTCGAGATCGCGGGTGCCCTCCAGCGGGAGTGCGACAACAACGCCACCATCTGGAACCGCGAGCGGACCGTCGTCCCCAACGACTTCATCGTCGAGCTCAGCGCCCCCGACTACGAGCGCCTGAGCCCGTACTCGGGCCAGCTGGGCGACGAGCTCTCCGGCCTGGTCAGGGACTACGCCAAGCAGCAGCGGTACACCTTCATGGGCCCCATCAAGGTCCACCTGGAGAAGGCGGACGACCTCGACACCGGTCTCTACCGTGTGCGCAGCCGCACCCTGGCGTCGAGTTCGTCACAGCAGGAGCCGCCCGGCCAGCACGCCCAGCAGGGCTTCCCGAACCACCAGGGGCAGCAGGCGGCACCGCCCGCCCGTCCCGGCCAGGGACGGCCCCAGGCGCCCGGCGGCTACGGGTACCCGCCCAGCTCCCCGCCGCCCATGCCCGCGGCCCCGCCGCCGGGCGCCGGGCATGCCGGAGCGCAGGGCCCCGGCCGGCGCCCGCCGGCCACCCCCAGCCCCCTGCCGAACACGCAGGTGCGACGCTGGATCGAGATCAATGGCACCCGTCATCAGATCTCCCGCCCCACGCTGGTGATGGGACGCAGCACCGACGCCGACGTGCGCATCGACGACCCCGGTGTGTCCCGTCGGCACTGTGAGATCAGGACCGGAACGCCCTCGACGATCCAGGATCTCGGGTCCACCAACGGCATCGTGGTAGACGGGCAGCACACAACCCGCGCTACGCTCCGCGACGGCTCGCGGATTGTCGTGGGCAGTACCACCATCGTTTACCGGCAAGCCGAAGGGTGA